The DNA sequence ATCATTAGGCCCTGTTCTACCGAGGGCTTAACAAAATGCTTTTTGTTCCCCAGAAatgaggccttttttttttttcagacagggtctaactctgccacccaggctggagtgcagtggtgcaatcgcagctcactgcagccttaacctcctgggctcaggcgattctcccgcctcagcctctggagtagtcaAGACCACaaccatgtgccaccatgcctggccaattaaaaaaaaaaattttgtagataCAGGGGCTGGTTATGTTGTCCaagttgatctcaaactcttggcttcaagcagtcctcccaaactgctgggattacaggcatgataaaacacacccagcccaaaatgtGGCTTCAATCACAACGTCAGCGACTTTAGAATTAAATTAGTACCACTAACCTCTGCTTTCTCTGAGAGGCAGTCAAGCTGTCCTCTTTTCTCTTACCCTTGCtaatttcctgggttttcttcatgtttttctggCGGGCAAGTTCTCGTTGATTTCCACCTACAAAGTCAAACAGTCATGCTCTTTTCCCATCtccaaaattattaataattccaATGAACAGGTCTTGTTTAAATGCGTATTTAGTTTGTGTTTTAATAGATAAACCAGCAGAGTAACAGACTGATGGTGTTCCCAGATCTGACAAAAAGGAAGTGGCTTACAGGCAAACACTTAAAGACTTAAGAGTATTATCATCCCAATCAAGGTGGTCACTAGCTATAAATAccagatattttaaaacagataCTCGAATCTTGGGCCAGTATCCCAAAATAAGTTCTGGCTTTTGAGGGGAGTGGGTGGAAGGAGAAAGCTAGACACAGAGATCACAAGTTCAGCCCATCACTTGAGAGTTATCCTTATCCCCATGCAGAGGCGAAGAGGGATGGATGGGGACTGAACAGATTGAAGGTAACTCTGCGAAAGGCAATGTGGGCCCTTTACATCCTTATTCTAGCCACAACCCTGCAAGGTAGGCTTCATTGTTCTCATTTTGCAGAACAGACTGACCTAATACCTAGGACTAGTAGAAACGAGCATCAAATTTAGGACCGGCTCTAAAGCCTCCTGTTTTTTCGACTATTAGCTGCGAGCGCCAAACAAAAGAACCAGGGAGGCGACTCACTGGAGTTCCCGGTCCTCATTAGGCCTTAAGACTTGAAGTTATCAGCTATAAACCTCCTCCAAACAAGGACCCTCCCCGGGCGGCCGTGTCTACATCTCCGGGGTGTGTTCTTTACCGCCCAAACTCGCACCTAAGAGACAGGCACCCGTCCGGCCTGAGAAGCCGGACCAGAACTACCCGCGAGCTCTCTCTCTGCAGACTGAAGCTGGGATTCCCGCCCTGCGGGACCCAAGGGGATTCTCCAGCCGGACCCCGCCTCCCCCGCCCGCCGCGCCTCAGCGCTAGGCTCCCACGCCGGACGCTCCCGGCAGCTTCCCACCCCAGTCTGCACACTCACGGGCCATGCCGACCACCGAGGGAGCCTGGAAGAGAGCAACTGGGAAAAGCAACGGCTCCCTGGCACTCTGGGCTACTACTGTCACCACTGTTGTCCAAGAAGGCTAAGCCTGCCTGGGCCCTCCGCCCGGCTGCGCCCACGCTCTGCTCCGCCAGCGGCCCCGCCCACTGGAGGCCAGACAACAGCCGGCGGCGTGGCCGGCGCGTCACTGCGCGTGCGCGGCCGGGGCTCCGAAGCTCGGGGAGGCTTGGCCGCGCCAGGAGCCCTGCTGCAACACATGCCTGGGAGATCCCAGAGAGAGCCCAGAAAGCGGGTTCTGTTCTGACTGAGGGATAGGCGTGTGTGGATTTTCCCTACTGTGCACCAGGCACAGGGGCAGGGCTCCACCAgctccccacctttttttttttttttgatagaaaatGACAATAAACTCTACAATATATTACTTTTTGGCAAAGAACATTAGCTTTCATTCATCCCCTTGCGGAGGCGGAGAGTGGTGGATGGGAACTGAACAGATTGAGGGTAACTCTGCAAAAGGCACTGCTTatcttttacatattttccttCCTCATTCTAAACGCAACCCTGCAAGGTAGGCTTCATTGTATTCATTTTGCGGAAGAGACAGACTTAACCGAGTAGGAATTGTTATGAGAATAAAATTTAAGACGGACTCTAAAGCCtatttattttccagtttatcCCAGTGCCCTTGTCACGATCCACAGTGCTTTAGTAGTTTTAGGCTACTGACTCTGTGCTTAGGTTGTTTGGTGGGGAGAGGATGGCAGGGAGTGCAGTCTTAACCACCATTCAGAATAGCCCAGAATAACCTCGGAACCTAGGTAAAAGCTGTGGACCATCTGCCATTGGTAGAAACACGTGTAGAGATGCTTCTGTGGCTCATGTAGCATATAATTACATTGTTCACCTCTGTCAttgttacacacacacaagaataaaaacaaaagaaaacattgttacAAACTGAGATGATTTGGATACCCCACATTgccctatattttaaaaacttttattttggaagatCTGACATTTATACAGTACAAAAGCATTAGTAATAAGGATAACGAATCCTCAAGGAGATGCGACCAAACTTCAATTATTACCTCATACAATCGTCTATTTTAGAGAAAGTGGAGAAAGTGAAGACTGAGGGGCTCTGGAGATGAACTGTCTGGGTtgaaagtccatctctactaatTAGTAGCTATGTCAACTTGGACACTATTTCATTATGTTAaagctttcttatctgtaaaatgtggaggCATGTACCTCCTTCATTAACTAAATTAATGTATATGAAGTACTAGGTCCCCAGCATATGGTAGCACTCAATATGTTATCTCTTACAGTCATTATTCCTTCAAATTCAGAGAGCCGGGCACACATCACTATCCTATCCCCACACCCCACCTTTCTTCCTTAACACTGCTAACGTCTGTTTCCACTGAGTGAAGTAACTTGAAAGGAAAAGATTGACTTTCTGGTACcgtgttttgttttggagacagtgtctcactctgttgcccagactggagtacactggtgcagtctctgcacactgcagcctcagcctcccgggttcaagcaattcttgtgcctcagcctccgagtagctaggattactagATCTTTAGAGATAAGATCATCTAAAGAGGGAATGGGGTGGGATTGGAAGGTAAGTGGTagagttgttttttatttgcttgttttgttttgttttttttagatagagtctcactttgtcacccaggctggagtgcagtggcgggatctcagctcactgcaagctccaccttctgggtttacgccattctcctgcctcagcctcctgagtagctgggactacaggcgcccaccaccacgcctggctaatttttttttagtagagacggggcttcaccgtgttagccaggatggtctcgatctcccgacctcgtgacccgcccgcctcgacctcccaaaatgctgggattacaggcgcgagccaccgcgccccggccGGTAGGTGGTAGAGTTGTTTTTGTATGTTCTCTCAATTTAATGTCActgaacatttttctttgcaGCTGGAAAATTTTGCAGTTTTTAAGTCGTAGGGCTACACGTGATATACCCCATGTACACAAAACGTGTTGGGTATGTCTCTCAGAGAAaagtagagatttaaaaaattactatgatGCCACTGAGAATTTACTCCACAAACTTGTGTAACAAATGTCTTAtgactttttatttaataataaaacttaatCTGATTCTGATCCCATCCCTTTACTGGTGGGAAATTAAATCTTAGTCATTATTTACTTTCTGACCTGTAAAAACTTGGGAGAATGCCCTAGTCTCTTAAGTGGAACAGAAGCCCATCTGGGGAAAGGCCCTGTGTCTTCGGTTTGTATAAGAATATGCTGTTCAAAGCTGTGTAGTCCTGGCAGTGGCTCCAAGATTCCTGAGACATCTGTAGTGGGGGATTCTCTCAAATTCTTGAGCTTCTTTAGAGAAAACTGAGATCCCGTTCCTTTTCCAGAGTATTGCAGGGAGCCCACAGAATCCACagaccttcccttcccttctcttccgttcttcctttccctctctctctctgttttttttttttttgtttttttttttttttttttttttttttgagacagggtctcactttgtcacccaggctggagtgcagtagtgtgatcttggctcactgcaacttctgcctcctgggctcaagcaatcctccaacctcagcctcctgagtagctgggattacaggcacaagccaccatgctcagctaatttttgtatttttggtagagatagggtttcaccaatgttggctaggctggtcttgaactcctgggctcaagtgattcacccgcctcagcctcccaaagtgctgggattacaggcacaagctgtgcctggccttcagaccttcattttcttcatagtcTTAGAGACatatcttttctcttctctgctttcaGTCTTGCCTTCCTACTCTCAAAAGCACTTGCCTCTTTTTTGTTCTCCCTTTAGGTGATCTATTTCTTCAGTCAGTTCAGGATTTTATTcctttgacattttattattaatgtattaCCATATTCTTgtaggattttcttttccttccaagAAGAAAGTCACACCTTTGTGTTCCCATGAGTCAGGGGATTTGTATCACTGGTTCAAACGTTGGCCCAATACCTCCAAGGCCAACCTCAGCTCTGGCTATTTTTCCTCTCATCATAGAGGACTTCCCTAGCCACTCTACTGCCAGCCTCCCTCCCATTAATTCCTATCACATTgtcctgtacatttttttttcttcttattattacatttttgttttagagacgaggtttcctctgtcactcaggctggagggctgtggcactatcatagctcactgcagcctggacctcctgcttcagccttccaggtGGCTGGGGCTAGAGGTGGCAGCCATCACAGCCACCACATGTGGGTAGTTTGTTTTAGGGGTTTCAATATTTTGAGCAGGTTGATCTGGaagtcttgggctcaagagatcctcccacttcagcctcctcagtagctgggattataggcgtgcccCGCCATGCCCAGCGTTCAATCcttaaatttctttcaaatttctttcacgacatttgatacattttattttattgtaattaattaattcatttaagacATTCTcactcattctgtcgcccaggctggagtgcggtggtgccatcttggctcccggcagcctccacctccagggttcaagcgattctcctgtctcagcctcccatagctgggattacaggcttgcaccaccaggcctggctcatttttgtattttcagtagagacgcgGAGTTtaaccacgttggccaggctggtctcgaatttctgacctcaagcaatctgccttgccttagcctcccaaagtgctgggattacagggataagccaccatgcccggcctgatatattttaaaaatagcttgttcatttcttttttgtattttctccttCCAAACCCAGAACGTCCTGTTTACTGCTACTTCCTGAAGCAGATTAAGAATACTCACAATAATTTACAAAGTTTCAactacaataatttttaaacaggctggagtatagtggcaagatctcgggtgatacattcatgttaaaaagtgcacaaagggctgggcgcggtggctcacgcctgtaatcccagcactttgggaggccgaggcgtgcggatcacaaggtcaggagattgagaccaccctggcgaacacggtgaaaccccgtctctactaaaaatacagaaaaattagccgggcgtggtggagggcgcctgtagtcctagcttcttgggaggctgaggcaggagaatggcgtgaacccgggaggcgacggagcttgcagtgagcggagatcgcgccactgcactccagcctgggagacagagcgagactcctccgtctcaaaaaaaaaaaaaaaaaaaaaaaaaagtacacaaggaggttggggcgtggtggctcacgtctgtaatcccagcagtttgggaggccaaatcgggtggatcgcttgagcccaggagttcaagatcagcttgggcaacataatgaacccggtctccactaaatatacaaaaaaaaaaaaaaaaaaaaaaaaaaaaaatagccgtttctggtggcgcgcgcctgtggtcccagcaacttgggaggctgagacggaagaatcgcctgagcccgagaggtggaggctgcagtgagccaagatcgcgctactgtacCACTCCTGCCtagtggacagagcaagaccctgtctcaaaggaaaaaaacaaaaacaaaaaagtacacaAGAGCGTACGATAAATGGTCTTCCTACCACGATGTGTTTTCCAGAAACCAATTCCTCTCCTGGGAGGTAACTATTATCAGTTtcttcacatcagcatttaatCTATGTCTACTCAATTTAGAATTTCCAAACCCTTCATGACCTTCTAAAAACAAAATCGGCCAGCGATTTTAATACTTCCAGTAAAGGTTTGAACTGAGAAGTCGAttgtcttcttttcctcttttaaactACTCCTAAGGACTcctggagaagaaagaggaaatatctcTGCATCTCAATTTCTGGTCCGCAGGTAACCCAGTCTCAGTAGCTTGGTAGTTACCATGGCTCCCAGTGCTGTGCGTCTGACGTCATTCTGCGGCGCTGGCCATGGCGCAATCAGTTCCGGCGCCCTGTGAGGGCGGGGGAGCTGGGAGGAGGGTGAAATTTAGCCATCGGTGTGTGGCAGGGTCATGAAaaagcggcggcggcggcagagaggaggaggcggcggcggcggagtgAAACTGCGGTAGCTGCCCCCTGGGCTGGTAGTGTGGCTTTGTGGGGAGGGCGTAGTTCCTAATCCCCTTTCCGGGCAGCCGCCGGGGCTCGGGGCTGTGAGCGGCCGTCAAGGCTGCCTCCCCGGGCCCCCTGCCTCCGCCATGTTCCGCAGGGCACGCCTTAGCGTGAAGCCGAATGTCAGGCCTAGTGTAGGCGCCAGGGGCTCCACAGCTCCCAATCCCCAGCGTGGGCAGGAGTCTCCCAGGCCGCCGGAGCCTGCCACGGACTCTGCTTCCAAGCCAGCGGAGCCCACAGATGTACCCGCAGTCGATTTCGGTGGAGCGGAGCCCCAAGAAAAGGCTCCTAGGAGCAGGTAAGAGCTTGCAGAGGGAAGAATTTTCATTTGCCCTGCCTCTCCGGGCCTGTCACCTGGAAGCTGAGCAAATGAATTTTATCATAGGAGTCCGCTGTCGTTTGCAGTAAGCCGTTCATTTGAGGCTTGATGAAACCACTCCAGACTGCAGTTTGGTTGTCTGGCGTGCAGGGTGTGGCTTATGTGGATTTTGTCACGGTCTGTAGATTGTCCGAGAGGAGACCATGTCTTCAAGTGGTGGTGGGGAGAATCGGGGTATGGCAGTCCTGAAGTGAAGAATAGCCACACTATTCATTTGAGAGTTTAGGTCACCATAGTTTTCATCCTTCTGGAGTGCTTTGCAGGGAAgtgtttttgtctttcaaaatataaagtatttattttttaaaggagaagataattaccatgttggccaggctgtactcaaactcctgacctcaagtgatccacttgcctcagccaaaagtgctggggttacaggcgtgagccaccgtgcccggcctctttttatttttttgtgggtcTTTGCTAGTTGTAAAAATCTATAGGATATATATTCTGTCATTATGCATTCAACATTATTGAATGAAATGCAGATAATGCATGTGTCACATTGTCATAAGAGCTAAGATACGAATTTAAATTGAAGTCTTCCTGGAAAGGTTATTCTGTAAGTTAaggcattttctaatttttttataagtAATTGTAAAATATGGAAAAAGTAGACTTTTTAATTATTGACTTATAGCACCTCTTTTCTTGACTTAAGTTGCATTTATAGACCATTCCTGAAATATTTATATCTGAGGTGTACCATATCTAATATCCAATTTGGGGTGACTCAGTACTTTTTTTGACTGAAGAGTTTATTCTGATGGCTGTATAAGTAGCGTTGTACCTGACAAAAGATAAATGATTTCTGCCTCAAAGGGAACTgggttttggttactgtaactaaatggttttttttttttttttttttttgagacagagtctcgctctgtccccctggctggagtgcagtggcgcgatctcggctcactgcaagctccgcttcccgggttcctgccattctcctgcctcagcctcccaagtagctgggactacaggcgcccgccaccgcgcccggctaattttttgtatttttagtagagacggggtttcaccctggtcttgatctcctgacctgtgatccgtccgcctcggccgtccaaagtgctgggattacaggcgtgagccaccgcgcccagcaactaaatgtttttcttcaaacACTGCAATACAGATATTTCAGAGGTTTGAAGTTTTGCATATTTGATTTGATATCTGGTTGATAAGTAAAATGCCGGTAGTTTAGACCAGTTTAAAATGTGAGagtgaattaaaatttttttgtttatatataaattaatttaattataaattgttACTTTTTTACTTAGTAATTCAAATTAGGTTGATTAAGCTTTGTTCTGTAACTTGGTTATTTGTTTTGAGGGAACTAAGCCTATAATTATGTGTTCTAATGTGCCTAGGGactttatatttgaaaaagattAAGAGTCTATtagaatttacatatatttaaaagatttactaaagaaatttttttgtaaCCTGTCATAATTATCATACATCTcaagttattaattttttaaaaattacgaGATTGCAGTTTTGGATTTTCACCAGACTAAGTTTTAAAACTAGCATGTATAACAGAAGATTCATGGtgccctctttttttcttttttaatttcaacagTTCTGAAAAGACTGGTAGTGACAATGATGTTGAAGAATCCAGTAGATCTTCCCCTACTGTTTCACAGAGAAGAAAGCGAATATCAAGTACTTCTAGTCTGGTTAAGGCTAGTGTCAGTGTTCCTTCAGAATCTCATCCCTTATCTACAGTTAATCAAGAGGCTGCACAGCCAACTACCACTCCAACAAAAGAGAAACAGCCGTGCTCAGACAGATACCGAATATACAAAGCCCAGAAACTGagggaaatgttaaaagaagaatTGAGAAAAGAGAAGGTAAGGGAGGAGAATCAGGATTTTGGTGTTGCCTTCTGTTTATGTTAGTAAGGAATCATTGGGAAGAAAAGCATTTATAGCATTTTGATGGGGGAACAAAAACTGCATAACATCTCTTAGTCAATGGAACATCCCTTCTTGTTAATGGATTGATTGGTACACCATGGacttaaattacatttttcactgatagtaatttttacattatttatttatgttttcactgTTTTTAGTAAAGGCCACAAATAAGTTTCATACACGTacacatagatatacatacacaaacatatttataaaatcaaCCTTCAGTCAGATTTTTCATACAAAGATATCCAAGTGACAAGCGatgtatttatttgaattaaGGCAAGCAtatgctgggcttggtggctcatgcctgtaatttcagcactttgggagcactaggcgggcagatcacttgaggtcaggagttcaagaccagcctggccaacatggcaaaaccctgtctctactaaaaatacaaaaattagccgggcctggtggcatgcatctgtaatcctaactactggggaggctgaggcatgagaattgcttgaaccggggaagtggaagttgcagtgagccgagattgtgcctctgtactccagcttgggtgatagagtgaaacagtctccaaagaaaaaaaaaaaaaaagacaaatgtagTTGAGCAGAATGAATTGGTAATGTTTTCTAAATTGACAATATGGAAAATTACAAGTGGGAAAAATTTGTGGTATGCATATAGTAGAGTCCATGTTCTTTTTAATCTTGAGGATTGATTTCTTTTCTAGAAGGGCAGGTAAGAGCAGTAGAGTGTGCTGGCCCTGGGGTTAAATACTTAAGGATTGAACCTCAGCTTCATTtctttactagctatgtgaccttgagtaatttaattaatctatttcctcatctgtgaaataagacCATTAATAGTTCAGGTTGAGCATCCCTGAAATTGAAAATGCTCCAAAGTCCAAAATGTTTTGAGCGCCAAAGTGATGCTccaaggaaatgctcattggagcatattgaatttcagattttcaggtTAGAGATGCTTAGCCAGtatgttttctggaaatattcaaaaatgtgaaaaaatccAAAGTGTGTATCATTTCTGGTCTCAAGTATTGCAGATAAGAGATGCTCAACCTCTGTATATCTCATTGGAgggctgtgaagattaaatgagtcaatacATGTAAAACACACTTAAaatgggcctggtgtggtggcttatgcctgtaatcccagcactttgggaggctgaggtggactgatgacctgaggtcaggagttcaagactagcttggccaacatggtgaaacgctatctctactaaaaatacaaaaactgtctggtcatggtggtgcacgcctgtaatctcagctactcaggaggctgagacaggagaatcacttgaactcgggaggcagaggttgcagtgagccaagattgcgccattgcactccagcatgagtgacagagcgagactctgtctcaaaaaaaatcaaacaaaaaaactatgtcTTGAAAATAGTAAGTGCCCAACCAGGGTCAGCTCCTGTTATGAATTGTAAAATGcctcttttatttagttttttttaaattaagggaaGGCATTTTGCTTGGTGCTTTATGTCTGTTATGTTATGTAATTATATCAACTGTGTGAAGTAGGTATCACTGTTTTACACAGGAGAAAACAAGCTTTGAATTTATGTCTTCTAAAATGTAAGCCttacgagaattgcttgaacctgggaggcggaggttgcagtaagccaaaattgtgctactgcactccaacctgggcgacagagcaaggctatgtctcaaaaaaaaagagtaagcctctaaaaatgttttatgggttgggaattgggggtggggggattaAAAAAAGTTCTGTATTTTACAGAAACTGCTTActttcatatttaatttattttggggAATTAAAGATTAAACATTTGCTTCAAGAATTTTACGAAATACACAGAATTTCAATTCACTACAGGGCAAAAAAAAGCTGTGTAAGCATAAATTCTCAGTGAGCTATTAAGATGTTTAGTTAGAAGACATCAGTAAGCATTTTATACGTTGAGCTTtattagttttattcttttattatttatttagttttgagacaagcacacccaggatggagtgcgcTAGTATGATTACAGTTCACTGCgacttcaacctcccaggctcaagtgatccttccacctcagcctcccaagtaggtgtggctataggcatatgccaccacatccagctaattttttttgtatttttttgtagagatagggtctcattatgttgcccaggctggtaactcctgagctcaagcgatcctcctgcctcagcctcccaaagtgctgagactataggcataagccactgtgcctggccacgtTGAGCTTTTATCTAGTCCTAGTCACTTTAGTTGTTAAAATCTAAATACTGCCTGGGTgtgtggttcactcctgtaatcccagtgctttaggaggctgaggcaggaggatcacttgagcccaggaatttgaaaccagccttggcaatgtagggagactccatctctaccaaaaaaaaaacaaaaaaaaaaaaccaaaaaaaacccccacaaaattagccaggtattgtggcaagcatctgtagtcccagctacttgggaggctgaggtgggaggactgcttgagctcaggagttcaagactgcagtgagctatgattgcaccactgcactctagcctggacaacacagcaagaccccatctcaaaagtagataaataaaaactaaaaactattaAGGATAATGTGCTACAACTTTTTAATATTCCATCTACAAAA is a window from the Rhinopithecus roxellana isolate Shanxi Qingling chromosome 3, ASM756505v1, whole genome shotgun sequence genome containing:
- the SERF1A gene encoding small EDRK-rich factor 1 isoform X2 yields the protein MARGNQRELARQKNMKKTQEISKGKRKEDSLTASQRKQRDSEIMQQKQKAANEKKSMQTREK